In Aestuariibaculum lutulentum, one DNA window encodes the following:
- a CDS encoding GH92 family glycosyl hydrolase codes for MRKSNMTHSAINQLKKAFVFGLCGIVFQSLQAQEQPADYVNPFIGTSNYGATYPGPIAPRGMASVSPFNVAGPQNPLEKDSQWLSNPYVNENTFLTGFSHVNLSGVGCPDLGVLLLMPTTGDLKTNHLEYGTSYKNEVAKAGYYSVDLDQYNTKVELTASEHVGVSRISFPEGKSNLLLNLGLGLTNEQGAMVKIISPTEIEGMRTVGSFCYNSPEDAYPVYFVAQFSKPAETFGVWNTPAKYDGVEAQWMGYNGKTRIMENATKTVAGDSIGTYFSYQFEKPETIEVKIGVSYVSIENARENLEKETQAKSFEDIYQETYTKWNTLLSRIQVESGSKDDKTIFYTALYHTLIHPNMLNDVNGEYPEIKTGKIGKTIGTRYTVFSLWDTYRNLHQLMSLVYPEQQVDMVNSMIDMYDENGWLPKWELNSTETFTMVGDPASIVITDTYLKGIKDFNVEKAYEAMLKSADQIENNPLRPALKDYIEKGYLTTDSKGPVSTTQEYNIADYAIALMAKALGKNDDYKRFYNRSLSYRTLFDKDWDLLRPRNADGSWYEPFDPDAGANFTENVGFIEGNAWQYAFMEPHDIKGLKKLMGGDKPFTAQLQKIFDADKFDMANEPDIAYPYLFNYVKGEEYRTQKLVKALVRKHFKNTPAGLPGNDDTGTMSAWLVYSMMGFYPIIPGEPLYTITTPMFDKVTIQLNSKYYNKKELVIERVKNNDGNVKEILTNNKKNNSYFISHDDLIHSEIIKIIQE; via the coding sequence ATGAGAAAAAGTAACATGACTCATTCTGCTATAAATCAATTAAAAAAAGCTTTTGTTTTTGGTTTGTGTGGCATCGTTTTTCAAAGCCTGCAAGCCCAAGAACAACCTGCCGATTATGTAAATCCGTTTATTGGAACTTCAAATTATGGCGCGACCTATCCTGGGCCTATCGCTCCAAGAGGAATGGCAAGTGTGAGCCCGTTTAATGTGGCGGGACCTCAAAATCCTTTAGAAAAAGATAGTCAGTGGTTGTCTAACCCTTATGTTAACGAAAACACCTTTTTAACTGGTTTTTCACATGTTAATTTAAGTGGTGTAGGCTGTCCGGATTTAGGGGTGTTATTATTGATGCCAACTACAGGTGATTTAAAAACCAATCATTTGGAATATGGTACCTCCTATAAAAACGAAGTTGCCAAAGCAGGCTATTACAGTGTTGATTTAGATCAATACAATACCAAAGTAGAATTAACCGCTTCCGAACATGTTGGCGTTAGTAGAATTTCTTTTCCGGAAGGTAAATCTAATCTTTTATTAAATCTTGGTTTAGGACTTACAAACGAGCAAGGCGCCATGGTTAAAATTATATCGCCAACCGAAATAGAAGGGATGCGCACCGTAGGGTCGTTTTGTTATAATAGTCCTGAAGATGCTTATCCGGTGTATTTTGTCGCTCAGTTTTCTAAACCCGCTGAAACTTTCGGTGTTTGGAATACGCCTGCAAAATATGATGGTGTTGAAGCGCAATGGATGGGTTATAATGGTAAAACCCGTATTATGGAAAATGCCACAAAAACGGTAGCAGGCGATAGTATCGGCACCTATTTTTCATATCAATTCGAAAAACCGGAAACCATTGAAGTTAAGATTGGTGTATCGTACGTTAGTATTGAAAATGCAAGAGAGAACTTAGAAAAAGAAACTCAAGCAAAATCGTTTGAAGATATTTATCAAGAAACCTACACTAAATGGAATACTTTATTATCCAGAATACAAGTGGAAAGCGGTTCAAAGGATGATAAAACCATTTTTTATACGGCGTTATATCATACCTTAATTCACCCGAATATGCTTAACGATGTTAATGGTGAATATCCGGAAATTAAAACCGGAAAGATTGGCAAAACAATCGGAACGCGATACACGGTGTTTTCATTATGGGATACCTATAGAAATCTGCATCAGCTGATGTCGTTGGTTTATCCTGAACAGCAGGTCGATATGGTTAATAGTATGATTGACATGTATGATGAAAATGGCTGGTTGCCAAAATGGGAATTAAATTCTACCGAAACCTTTACTATGGTGGGAGATCCTGCAAGTATTGTTATTACTGATACATATTTAAAAGGCATAAAGGATTTTAATGTTGAAAAGGCTTATGAAGCGATGCTTAAAAGTGCCGATCAAATTGAAAACAATCCGTTACGTCCTGCATTGAAAGATTATATAGAAAAAGGCTATTTAACAACAGACAGCAAAGGGCCGGTTTCCACCACTCAGGAATATAATATTGCCGACTATGCAATCGCACTTATGGCGAAAGCCTTGGGAAAGAATGATGATTACAAACGTTTTTATAACCGTTCATTATCATATAGAACATTATTTGATAAAGATTGGGATTTACTAAGACCACGCAATGCCGATGGCAGTTGGTATGAGCCTTTCGATCCGGATGCAGGCGCAAACTTCACAGAAAATGTTGGTTTTATAGAAGGTAATGCATGGCAATATGCTTTTATGGAGCCACATGATATTAAAGGTTTGAAAAAGCTTATGGGTGGCGATAAGCCATTTACGGCTCAACTACAAAAGATTTTTGATGCTGATAAATTCGATATGGCTAACGAACCTGATATCGCTTATCCATATTTATTTAATTATGTAAAAGGCGAGGAGTATCGCACACAGAAGTTGGTTAAAGCATTAGTTAGAAAGCATTTTAAAAACACTCCTGCTGGTTTACCAGGTAATGACGATACAGGAACCATGTCTGCATGGTTGGTGTATTCCATGATGGGTTTTTACCCAATTATTCCGGGAGAACCATTATATACCATTACAACACCAATGTTCGATAAAGTTACCATTCAATTAAATTCTAAATATTATAATAAAAAAGAGTTGGTTATTGAGCGTGTAAAAAACAATGATGGTAATGTTAAGGAAATCCTAACAAACAACAAGAAGAACAACAGTTATTTTATTAGTCATGATGACTTAATTCATTCAGAAATAATAAAAATTATTCAGGAATAA
- a CDS encoding glycoside hydrolase family 3 N-terminal domain-containing protein, producing the protein MKIKQLIPLLIIGAVSYNTVSAQEFISKKRKVKIYHDSWIDFNKNNKKDIYEDPAKSIDSRINNLVEQMSLDEKTCQMATLYGFGRVLQDELPNADWKNRVYKDGIGNIDEHLNGLAYHKSAETEYSWPPSNHAKAINEVQRFFVEDTRLGIPVDFTNEGIRGLCHDGATSFPAQIGIGSTWDKDLVSEIGAITGKEARVLGYTNVYSPILDLARDPRWGRTVECYGEDPYLVSQLGLNMVKSLQAQNIVSTAKHFAVYSAPKGGRDGDARTDPHITEREMHEIYLEPFRTVVQEGGLKGIMSSYNDYNGIPVTGSHYFLTELLRDQWGFKGYVVSDSWAVGGLNGRHHVAEDFKETVYLSVMAGLNVRTNFSPAEDFILPLRELVEEGRIPMRVIDDRVKDVLRVKFELGLFDSPYVNKAKEADAIVHGAESESTALKASRESLVLLKNSDNLLPIKVGAFKNILVTGPNAKAINHSISRYGPSNVKIQSVYEGIKTFVGDKANVNFAQGCDFYDANWPKSELYSIAPDEVQQNYINEAVKEAEKSDLIVVAVGDNEDTVGESKSRTSLDLPGNQLDLIKALYETGKPVVVVLINGRPMSINWVDDHISSIIEAWFPGEYGGQAIAEAIFGVYNPGGKLSITFPRTAGQIPFNFPYKRSSQKGQGKGDIGQTRINTALYPFGYGLSYTTFEYSDLKITPDNTSEDFNSISVSFKLKNTGEYEGDEVAQLYIQDEFASVVTYTKLLKGFERVTLKSGEEKEITIMLNPKDLSLLNPEMERVVDPGKFNVFVGSSSEDDRLTGQIIIK; encoded by the coding sequence ATGAAAATAAAACAATTAATTCCATTATTAATAATAGGTGCTGTATCTTACAATACAGTGTCTGCTCAGGAATTTATTTCAAAGAAAAGGAAAGTTAAAATATATCACGATAGTTGGATTGATTTCAATAAGAATAATAAAAAAGACATTTACGAAGATCCTGCAAAATCTATAGATAGCCGAATAAATAACCTTGTTGAGCAAATGTCTTTAGATGAAAAAACCTGTCAGATGGCAACGCTTTATGGGTTTGGTCGTGTGCTTCAAGATGAATTACCTAATGCCGACTGGAAAAATCGAGTTTATAAAGATGGAATTGGTAACATCGATGAACATTTAAATGGATTAGCTTATCATAAAAGTGCCGAAACGGAATACTCTTGGCCGCCATCAAACCATGCTAAAGCTATTAATGAGGTGCAACGCTTTTTTGTTGAAGATACGCGTTTAGGTATTCCGGTAGATTTTACCAACGAGGGTATTCGTGGGTTATGTCACGACGGCGCAACGAGTTTTCCAGCTCAAATAGGCATTGGAAGTACCTGGGATAAAGATTTGGTTTCAGAAATTGGCGCCATCACAGGAAAGGAAGCCCGAGTTTTAGGCTATACCAATGTGTATTCTCCAATTTTAGATCTAGCCAGAGACCCGAGATGGGGTAGAACGGTGGAGTGTTACGGTGAAGACCCGTATTTAGTATCTCAGTTAGGCCTAAATATGGTAAAGTCATTACAGGCTCAGAATATTGTGTCTACAGCAAAGCATTTTGCGGTGTACAGTGCTCCAAAAGGCGGACGTGATGGCGATGCCAGAACCGATCCGCATATTACTGAGCGCGAAATGCATGAAATTTACCTTGAGCCTTTTCGAACTGTAGTTCAGGAAGGCGGATTAAAAGGCATCATGTCATCTTACAACGATTATAACGGTATTCCGGTTACTGGAAGTCACTATTTTTTAACCGAATTATTAAGAGATCAGTGGGGTTTTAAAGGGTATGTGGTTTCAGATAGTTGGGCCGTTGGCGGTTTAAACGGACGTCATCACGTTGCAGAAGATTTTAAAGAAACCGTATATTTATCAGTGATGGCGGGCTTAAATGTGCGTACTAATTTTTCACCTGCCGAAGATTTCATTTTACCTTTAAGAGAATTGGTTGAAGAAGGCAGAATTCCAATGAGAGTTATAGACGACCGCGTTAAAGATGTTTTAAGAGTTAAATTTGAATTAGGTTTATTCGATAGTCCTTATGTAAATAAAGCAAAAGAAGCTGACGCTATTGTTCATGGAGCCGAAAGTGAAAGTACTGCATTAAAAGCATCAAGAGAGTCTTTGGTATTATTGAAAAATTCAGATAATCTGTTGCCAATTAAAGTTGGTGCCTTCAAAAATATTTTGGTAACTGGGCCAAATGCAAAGGCTATAAATCATTCCATTAGCAGATACGGTCCTTCCAACGTGAAAATTCAATCGGTTTATGAGGGCATTAAAACATTTGTTGGCGATAAAGCGAATGTGAATTTTGCTCAGGGTTGTGACTTTTACGATGCAAACTGGCCTAAAAGTGAGTTGTATAGTATTGCTCCAGATGAAGTACAACAAAACTATATAAATGAAGCAGTTAAAGAAGCTGAAAAATCAGATTTAATTGTGGTTGCAGTTGGTGATAATGAAGACACTGTAGGTGAATCGAAGTCGAGAACATCTTTAGATTTGCCAGGTAATCAACTGGATTTAATAAAAGCACTTTATGAAACCGGGAAGCCGGTTGTGGTGGTTTTAATTAATGGCCGCCCAATGAGTATTAACTGGGTAGACGATCATATTTCATCCATTATTGAAGCTTGGTTTCCTGGAGAATATGGGGGACAAGCCATTGCTGAAGCCATTTTTGGAGTTTATAATCCGGGCGGAAAATTATCAATAACGTTCCCAAGAACGGCTGGGCAGATTCCGTTTAATTTCCCTTATAAAAGAAGTTCTCAAAAAGGTCAAGGGAAAGGAGATATTGGACAAACCAGAATCAATACTGCCCTATACCCGTTTGGATATGGATTAAGCTATACTACGTTTGAATACAGTGATTTAAAAATTACACCGGATAACACTTCAGAAGATTTCAATTCTATTTCAGTGTCATTTAAGCTTAAAAATACAGGGGAATATGAAGGAGATGAAGTAGCTCAGCTTTATATTCAGGATGAGTTTGCTTCGGTGGTAACGTACACCAAGCTTCTGAAAGGTTTTGAGCGCGTGACTTTAAAATCCGGAGAAGAAAAGGAAATAACAATAATGCTTAATCCAAAAGATTTATCTTTATTAAATCCAGAAATGGAACGTGTTGTTGATCCTGGTAAGTTTAATGTTTTTGTTGGATCCTCTTCAGAAGATGATCGTTTAACCGGGCAAATAATCATAAAATAA
- a CDS encoding alpha-L-fucosidase yields the protein MKKTLIAITALLSLQSFSQAIYEDERYVPETDPLVLEKLDQWQDLKFGLLMHWGTYSQWGIVESWSLSPEEYGWCERKKGSNPDDYFAYKKEYEALQTTFNPTKFDPDKWAKAAKHAGMKYVVFTTKHHDGFSMFDSKYTDYKITSPKTPFSSNPKANIAKEVFNSFRNEGLWAGAYFSKPDWNVDSYWWPKYPPKDRNVNYSPSENPEKWQEYVDFTHNQIMELLTDYGKIDILWLDGGWVAKTPKAEITEWYKHTIDNVEDGYLKHRIINQDIKMDELVVKARKQQPGLIVVDRAVHGKNQNYLTPENRVPEKTLPYPWESCIISGGGWSYTPNAKYMSPREGIHTLIDVVAKGGNLLLNIAPSPEGEWQQGAYDLLQAYGDWMDVNSTAIYATKPIAPFKENNICMTQNEKGNVFLFYMAGEDENKIPAEVIVKSITPKKGTKITMLGSKTRLKWEKQAEGFKVIIPENLKNNLPSKYAWTLKIDAVN from the coding sequence ATGAAAAAGACGCTTATAGCTATTACGGCATTGCTTTCATTGCAATCGTTTTCGCAGGCCATTTATGAAGATGAACGCTATGTGCCGGAAACAGATCCGTTAGTATTAGAGAAGTTAGACCAATGGCAAGACCTTAAATTCGGTTTATTAATGCACTGGGGAACATATAGTCAATGGGGAATTGTGGAATCATGGTCCTTATCACCAGAAGAGTACGGATGGTGTGAACGTAAAAAAGGAAGCAATCCAGACGATTATTTTGCATATAAAAAGGAATATGAAGCGCTTCAAACCACTTTTAATCCAACAAAATTCGACCCAGATAAATGGGCAAAAGCAGCCAAACATGCCGGGATGAAATATGTGGTATTTACGACAAAGCACCATGATGGATTTAGCATGTTCGATTCAAAATATACCGATTATAAAATTACATCGCCTAAAACACCTTTCTCCTCAAATCCTAAGGCGAATATTGCTAAAGAAGTATTCAATTCATTTAGAAATGAAGGACTTTGGGCAGGAGCATATTTCTCTAAGCCAGATTGGAATGTAGATAGTTACTGGTGGCCAAAATACCCACCAAAAGATAGAAACGTGAACTATTCGCCTTCTGAAAACCCTGAAAAATGGCAGGAGTATGTCGATTTCACGCATAACCAGATTATGGAACTTTTAACCGATTATGGTAAAATAGATATTCTTTGGTTAGATGGTGGTTGGGTTGCTAAAACGCCAAAAGCTGAAATTACGGAGTGGTACAAACATACGATTGACAATGTTGAAGATGGCTACTTGAAACACCGCATCATCAATCAGGATATTAAAATGGATGAGTTAGTGGTTAAAGCTCGTAAACAACAACCTGGTTTAATTGTGGTTGATCGTGCTGTTCACGGAAAAAATCAAAATTATTTAACCCCAGAAAACCGTGTGCCAGAGAAAACCTTACCATATCCTTGGGAGTCTTGCATTATTTCAGGTGGTGGATGGTCTTACACGCCAAATGCAAAATACATGAGTCCTCGCGAAGGTATTCACACGCTTATTGATGTGGTTGCTAAAGGTGGTAATTTACTATTAAATATTGCCCCAAGTCCGGAAGGTGAGTGGCAGCAAGGTGCATACGATTTATTACAGGCTTATGGCGATTGGATGGATGTAAACAGTACGGCTATTTATGCAACAAAACCTATTGCACCCTTCAAAGAGAATAACATTTGTATGACTCAGAATGAAAAAGGTAATGTGTTTTTATTTTATATGGCAGGAGAGGATGAAAATAAAATTCCTGCTGAAGTTATTGTGAAATCAATCACACCAAAAAAAGGAACAAAAATTACTATGCTTGGTTCAAAAACACGTTTAAAATGGGAGAAACAAGCTGAAGGATTTAAAGTGATTATTCCTGAAAACTTAAAAAACAACCTGCCTTCAAAATATGCTTGGACATTAAAAATTGATGCAGTAAATTAA
- a CDS encoding GH92 family glycosyl hydrolase, whose product MSRLTIFLGVLLLSFVSCNKTTKQVENTKAVKNDNLVDLVNPLMGTDSDYSLSNGNTYPAIATPWAMNFWTPQTAKMGDGWTYTYDAKKIRGIKQTHQPSPWINDYAAFSLMAVTGDLKFQEDERASWFSHKAETVKPYHYSVYLADYDVKAEVAPTESAAHFKFTFPEAEQSYILLDAFFKGSMVKIIPEERKIIGYCRNNSGGVPENFHNYFVAEFDHDFEITNTWHDDWKLQKNVKNSEGNHVGAIIGFKTKRGDVVHVKVASSFISPEQAQLNLDREIGGDSFEDTKDKAKQAWNKELNRIEIEDDNIDHIRTFYSCLYRVLLFPRKFYEFDKNDDIVHYSPYNGKVLPGYMFTDNGFWDTFRAVFPFFNMMYPELNSHIMEGLANTYKESGWLPEWASPGHRDCMIGSNSAPIIVDAFLKGNVKEKDVDVLFEAILKNATVEEGRPVNSVGREGLDYYNTLGYVPYNVDIKENAARTLEYAYADFTISEMAKKLGQQELVEKFEKQSLNYNHLFDPLTELMRGKNEDGSFQYPFNPLKWGDAFTEGNSLHYTWSVFHDIQGLINLMGGNDAFISKLDGVFTMPPKFDDSYYGHTIHEIREMQVVNMGNYAHGNQPIQHMIYLYNYAGAPYKTQERIREVLTKLYSSAPDGYCGDEDNGQTSAWYVFSSLGFYPVTPGINQYVIGSPLFKKATLHLENGNTFEIHSENNSKDNFYIQSVNLNEGVYNNTYLNYETIQNGGVLKFNLTNTANTEWGSKLENTPYSLNNSIKK is encoded by the coding sequence ATGAGTCGGTTAACAATATTTTTAGGGGTATTACTATTAAGCTTTGTTTCGTGCAATAAGACGACCAAACAAGTTGAAAATACAAAAGCGGTTAAAAATGATAATTTAGTCGACTTGGTAAACCCGTTAATGGGAACCGACTCCGATTACAGTTTATCTAACGGGAATACGTATCCAGCAATCGCCACACCGTGGGCGATGAATTTCTGGACTCCGCAAACGGCAAAAATGGGAGATGGCTGGACCTATACTTATGATGCCAAGAAAATAAGAGGGATTAAGCAAACACATCAACCAAGTCCGTGGATTAATGATTATGCCGCCTTTTCTTTAATGGCAGTTACTGGCGATTTAAAATTTCAGGAGGATGAACGTGCCTCATGGTTCTCGCATAAAGCGGAAACTGTAAAACCGTATCATTATTCGGTGTATTTAGCTGATTACGATGTTAAAGCAGAAGTTGCTCCAACCGAAAGTGCAGCACATTTTAAATTTACGTTTCCTGAAGCCGAACAGTCGTATATTTTATTAGATGCCTTTTTTAAAGGATCCATGGTGAAAATCATTCCTGAAGAACGAAAAATCATTGGCTATTGCAGAAATAACAGTGGCGGCGTTCCAGAGAATTTTCATAACTATTTTGTTGCGGAATTCGATCATGATTTTGAAATAACAAACACCTGGCATGACGATTGGAAATTACAGAAAAACGTTAAAAACAGTGAAGGAAATCATGTCGGCGCCATTATCGGATTTAAAACCAAACGAGGCGATGTGGTGCATGTAAAAGTAGCGTCGTCTTTTATAAGTCCAGAGCAAGCGCAGTTAAATCTTGATAGAGAAATTGGAGGCGACTCTTTTGAAGATACTAAAGATAAAGCAAAGCAGGCATGGAATAAAGAGTTAAACAGAATTGAAATAGAAGATGATAATATCGATCATATTCGAACTTTTTATTCTTGTTTATATCGCGTGTTATTATTCCCAAGAAAGTTTTATGAATTCGATAAAAATGATGACATAGTACATTATAGTCCGTACAACGGAAAAGTTTTACCTGGCTATATGTTTACTGATAACGGATTTTGGGATACGTTTAGAGCTGTTTTTCCATTTTTTAATATGATGTATCCGGAATTAAATAGTCACATCATGGAAGGGCTTGCAAATACATATAAAGAATCAGGATGGTTGCCGGAATGGGCAAGTCCCGGGCATCGCGATTGTATGATTGGTTCTAATTCGGCGCCAATAATTGTTGATGCATTTCTTAAAGGAAATGTAAAAGAGAAGGATGTTGATGTGCTTTTTGAAGCGATTCTAAAAAATGCTACCGTTGAAGAAGGACGCCCTGTAAATTCTGTAGGTCGTGAAGGGTTAGACTATTATAATACCTTAGGATACGTGCCTTATAATGTAGATATAAAAGAAAATGCAGCAAGAACTTTAGAGTATGCGTATGCCGATTTTACAATTTCTGAAATGGCTAAAAAACTTGGTCAACAAGAATTAGTAGAAAAGTTTGAAAAGCAATCGTTGAATTATAATCATTTATTCGATCCTTTAACCGAGTTAATGCGTGGTAAAAATGAAGACGGTTCGTTTCAATATCCGTTTAACCCTTTAAAATGGGGTGATGCTTTTACCGAAGGCAATAGTTTGCATTATACATGGTCGGTATTTCATGATATACAAGGCTTAATTAATTTAATGGGTGGTAATGACGCATTTATTTCAAAATTAGATGGCGTTTTTACGATGCCTCCAAAATTTGACGATTCGTATTATGGGCATACTATTCACGAAATTCGAGAAATGCAGGTGGTAAATATGGGGAATTATGCGCACGGTAATCAGCCTATTCAACACATGATTTACCTTTATAATTATGCAGGAGCACCTTACAAAACTCAGGAACGCATTAGAGAAGTTTTAACTAAACTATATTCATCAGCCCCAGATGGTTATTGTGGTGATGAGGATAACGGCCAAACTTCGGCTTGGTATGTGTTCAGCTCTTTAGGATTTTATCCGGTAACGCCTGGAATAAATCAGTATGTCATCGGTAGTCCGCTATTCAAAAAGGCAACGCTTCATTTAGAAAACGGAAATACTTTCGAAATACATTCAGAAAATAATTCAAAAGACAACTTTTATATTCAATCAGTAAATCTGAATGAAGGAGTTTACAACAATACCTATTTGAATTATGAAACCATCCAGAATGGAGGTGTTTTAAAATTCAATTTAACAAACACGGCAAATACGGAGTGGGGCAGCAAATTAGAAAATACACCTTACTCACTTAATAACTCAATTAAAAAATAA
- a CDS encoding alpha-L-fucosidase: MKKRYIAAALLMTLFSFQTKAQETEQSKEERMAWFKDAKLGIFIHWGIYAVNGIDESWSFHNGYITYDDYMKQLNGFTAKNYDPEYWAKLIKESGAKYTVITTKHHDGVALWNTKQGDLNVIDKTPAKKDLITPFAKAVRKEGLKLGLYYSLLDWSYPDYPNFLRNEKRYKEDDKRWDKFTKFNFGQLKELAAYNPDLYWFDGDWEQKAEKWKAKEIRELLFKETPSTIINSRLQGYGDYATPEQGVPVNKPKDKYWELCMTMNNSWGYQPNDTKYKSLNQIIRIFVDCINMGGNLLLDIGPKADGTIPEEQVEILKGLGKWTNKHAAAIYGTRAGIPFGHFNGYTALSKDKTILYLYVDNKPNGPLLIKGLKNKVNRAWVVGNGTKLKTDVVGKLYWSKVPGLLYIDLPEHVQDENVTVIALQLDGEVDLYGDAGQVIESN; this comes from the coding sequence ATGAAGAAACGTTATATAGCTGCAGCTTTACTGATGACATTATTCAGTTTTCAAACTAAAGCGCAGGAAACAGAGCAAAGTAAAGAAGAGCGCATGGCGTGGTTTAAAGATGCTAAGCTTGGTATTTTTATTCATTGGGGAATTTATGCCGTAAACGGAATCGACGAATCCTGGTCGTTTCACAACGGATACATCACTTATGATGATTATATGAAGCAATTAAATGGCTTTACAGCTAAGAACTATGATCCTGAATATTGGGCAAAATTAATTAAAGAAAGTGGCGCAAAATATACAGTTATTACTACAAAACATCATGATGGTGTAGCTTTATGGAATACCAAACAGGGTGATTTAAATGTTATTGATAAAACCCCAGCGAAAAAAGATTTAATCACGCCTTTTGCAAAAGCGGTTCGTAAAGAAGGCTTAAAATTAGGGTTGTATTATTCATTGTTAGACTGGTCTTATCCTGATTATCCAAACTTTTTAAGAAATGAAAAACGTTATAAAGAAGATGATAAACGTTGGGATAAATTCACCAAATTTAATTTCGGTCAATTAAAAGAATTAGCTGCTTACAATCCGGATTTATACTGGTTTGATGGCGATTGGGAACAGAAAGCAGAAAAGTGGAAAGCTAAAGAAATTCGTGAGCTTTTATTCAAAGAAACCCCTTCAACCATCATCAATTCAAGACTACAAGGTTACGGAGATTACGCGACGCCAGAGCAAGGGGTTCCTGTAAACAAACCAAAAGATAAGTACTGGGAATTATGCATGACCATGAACAATTCCTGGGGCTATCAACCAAACGACACCAAATACAAGAGCTTGAATCAAATCATTCGCATTTTTGTGGACTGTATTAATATGGGAGGTAATCTACTTTTAGATATCGGACCTAAAGCGGATGGAACTATTCCAGAGGAGCAAGTTGAAATCTTAAAAGGATTAGGAAAATGGACGAATAAGCATGCTGCAGCCATTTATGGAACACGTGCAGGAATTCCATTCGGTCATTTTAATGGTTATACGGCATTATCGAAAGATAAAACCATTTTATATCTGTACGTAGACAACAAACCAAACGGGCCGTTATTAATTAAAGGACTTAAGAATAAAGTAAACCGTGCTTGGGTAGTTGGTAATGGCACCAAATTAAAAACCGATGTGGTTGGGAAATTATACTGGAGCAAAGTTCCTGGTTTATTATATATCGATTTACCAGAACACGTGCAGGATGAAAACGTTACTGTAATCGCACTTCAGTTAGATGGCGAGGTTGATTTATATGGAGACGCTGGTCAGGTAATAGAAAGTAATTAG